gccaccgtttggcGGCACGCCTCTAGAAACTACCTCCCAAACAAAGTTATTTACACAACTTCCGCTTCCTTTTGTAGCTGAAACCTCAGGACGATGAAACCTACGTGTGCGCCGACTGCTGGAAGAGTGTCCACGACTTCGATCTATTCTACTGTAAACTGGAAAAGATACACCGCGAGTTGCAGgaacacgacgatgatgaggatccGGCAGCCGTCACGACACCCCTTCCTCAACCTGGTTAGAAACTGACCCGATTTGAGGTACTGCGACCCGTGCCGGTTCACTTATCGGTTGTTTTCGTTGCAGATTTTGAATTTCATCCCGTCCTAGAGATCAAGATCGAACCGGATCATGATCCAGGTGCGGAGTCACCAAACGAGATGATTGAAATCATCGAAGAACATGAACATCTTTCGCCGAATACTACCGTTCAGGAATCGGATGAGGAACACAAGGGTTCAAAAGTGAAACCAGAACGTCCCCGACGAAGCGCTTCCCTGAAAACCAAATACGAATCTTCCATTTCGGAATGGGAAGCGGTCGAGCACGATTTTCTGGCAGATGACGATTATATAGAAGAGGAGAATGTTAATGAAGAGGATGCCGCGGAtggggatgaggatgaggatggcgATCAGGAAggagatggtgatgaggacgatgatgaactatatgaggaagaggatgacgGAGGTGAAGATTACATCAACTATGATGAGCTTCATCGTGGTAAAGAACAGGCATCGGATAAGAATCAGTCCTCCACGAAATCGGATGTGGAAGCTAGTGACGCCCTAAGCCAAGATGTCTTGGACGTGGAACCACCGAAGCGAAAACGGGGACGACCACCCAAACGGAAACCAGAAGACAGTACCTATGAACCGGGACCAAGTCGTGCCGATTTAAAGCGCCAATCAACGACCAGAGGTAAAAGGACTCGGAAATCTACAAATTCTGCCACGTACAGTGAGTCCGACTCGGACATGATTTCCGATCCAGATGATAGCCCACGATcgagagcaagaaagaaaaagatcgGTAACCGGCGGGCACTGGATCAGAAAATCTTTTCATACATTGATGAgttcttctgctactactgcccGGACAAGGTGCTTTTCGAGCGGTTCCATCATGCCAACCTGCACTACAAGGAACTACACAATGAACCGGCCTTCCTGCGGTGTCCAAAGTGTGGCAAAAAGTGCTTCACACCCGGTGGCTTCTTGAGCCACATGGAAACGCATGACGATCCGGAAAAGAACAAGTAAGAGCAAGACCACGAAGACGCGATTTCTGGGGaaattcattgttttttttttcgatcttATTTTAGATGTCCAATCTGTGGGAAGGTGACGGATCAACGAATCACGCTAAAGAAGCACATGCGTGCTCATCAGCAGAAGCTAGAGGAAGCACTACCGTACCCTTGCAGACAGTGTCCCCGGCGGTTCGATCAGGAAAAGGTTCGAGATAAGCACGAGCGCTTGCATGGGCGGAAGATCGTGATCCGCAAAGAGAAGGGGCGAGATCTGGAGTTGCTGGCATTCTACAAACGCATCTATTGTGAAATTTGTGAAGAAGCGAAGCCCAATTCAACCTCCTTCGACAACTTTTGGGATCTGAAGGTGCACATGGGCGACGAGCACAACAGAAACCCTTATCTAAAGTGTCATCTATGTCTGGCAAAGCTGCCATGCCGGCAACAGCTCATGATTCATGTCGATGTGCATAACAATCCGGAAAATTATCGGTACGTTACATGAGTATAAATCATTGTCCGGTTGTTCATCGTCCGAGcgtcctttccttctctttacAGGTGCGAAGTATGTAGTGAAATTCACCAGAATCTCGAGAAACACATGATcaaggcacacacaccggaaacATCCTTACCACCGGAGAAGAACTATGGCTGCGAGCAATGTGGGAAGATGTTTAAATGCGAAACGAACTTGAAGAACCACATCGATCGTGTGCACGGCGTAAAGGACGTTTGCTGCGACATATGCAACAAATCGTACGTATTTTCCTTCACTTGTTCGTCTTTCCTCGCTGTACGTATTGTATGACGTATTCTATCTGTTCCTTCCAATCGTCAGCTTCAACCGAAAGGCCCTCGGCGCACACAAGCGATCGGCCCACAACGACGAGATGTACATGTGCGAGCACTGTCCCAAAATGTTCAAGACACGCAGCGGCCTCGAGTCGCACAAAGGCGAGCACGATGCAAACCTGCGCAAATCGGTCAAGTGTGAACTATGCGGAAAGGAGATGCGCCGTGGAGCCAGCATGGCGAAACACATGAAAACGATCCACTCGCAGGAGGACCCCGTCAAGTGCGATCTCTGCGATAAAGTGTTCCGCACCTCCTTCCACATGTTGCGCCATCGGCAGAACACTTGCGCAGCGACTATCAACTCGCGCCCGTACAAATGCGAAGTTTGTGGCAAAGGCTTCGCAATGAAGCTCACGATGACGGAACACATGACGACGCATACGCGTACTAGTTTGTATCAGTGCGCGTTTTGCTTCAAGACGTTCGGTTATATCTCGAACCTGTACAAACACCGTAAAAAGGCTCATCCGGCGGAGTGGCAGGAGGTCCAGGCTCGCCCAGAGGACGGCATTGCGACCGTGATCGAAATAAGAAACTGAATGGCCTGTCAGCTAGTACGtgccatttcattttcaatacTATGTGTAAAATAGTACGTTAACGGCACTTAGATTGTAGGAGGGCAGAGAAGAAACCAGAAACAAAAGGGTGGCGCGTTAAATAAGACTGAGATAGTACGTTCCCATTCATAGTGCAGGGTCAAGCCTTCACTTATCT
The sequence above is a segment of the Anopheles darlingi chromosome 2, idAnoDarlMG_H_01, whole genome shotgun sequence genome. Coding sequences within it:
- the LOC125950270 gene encoding zinc finger protein 28-like, which codes for MVKAENCALCLSNESEWLLELFGDDEQVKDRLLVISKHLWFDLKPQDDETYVCADCWKSVHDFDLFYCKLEKIHRELQEHDDDEDPAAVTTPLPQPDFEFHPVLEIKIEPDHDPGAESPNEMIEIIEEHEHLSPNTTVQESDEEHKGSKVKPERPRRSASLKTKYESSISEWEAVEHDFLADDDYIEEENVNEEDAADGDEDEDGDQEGDGDEDDDELYEEEDDGGEDYINYDELHRGKEQASDKNQSSTKSDVEASDALSQDVLDVEPPKRKRGRPPKRKPEDSTYEPGPSRADLKRQSTTRGKRTRKSTNSATYSESDSDMISDPDDSPRSRARKKKIGNRRALDQKIFSYIDEFFCYYCPDKVLFERFHHANLHYKELHNEPAFLRCPKCGKKCFTPGGFLSHMETHDDPEKNKCPICGKVTDQRITLKKHMRAHQQKLEEALPYPCRQCPRRFDQEKVRDKHERLHGRKIVIRKEKGRDLELLAFYKRIYCEICEEAKPNSTSFDNFWDLKVHMGDEHNRNPYLKCHLCLAKLPCRQQLMIHVDVHNNPENYRCEVCSEIHQNLEKHMIKAHTPETSLPPEKNYGCEQCGKMFKCETNLKNHIDRVHGVKDVCCDICNKSFNRKALGAHKRSAHNDEMYMCEHCPKMFKTRSGLESHKGEHDANLRKSVKCELCGKEMRRGASMAKHMKTIHSQEDPVKCDLCDKVFRTSFHMLRHRQNTCAATINSRPYKCEVCGKGFAMKLTMTEHMTTHTRTSLYQCAFCFKTFGYISNLYKHRKKAHPAEWQEVQARPEDGIATVIEIRN